Proteins from one Athalia rosae chromosome 8, iyAthRosa1.1, whole genome shotgun sequence genomic window:
- the LOC105693258 gene encoding uncharacterized protein LOC105693258, which translates to MLTLSAKESFFHSSVSYDLPTLNVRGVTISTVPALHGVSVPRYPVPPLEHVLIHLEFAAFVIQRTCGSTTNVNNTYFINPAYPTTYAGGDRCTITVNRCNSNICQLRLDFLDFTLAQPDQNGLCDLDFLTVTGGASIVPRICGDNTNQHIYVDFDGATAITISIDTAAAFIFNRRWNIRIQQIACDSPWRAPNGCLQYYTTTTGTVTDFNYGTVVNPRAPLVGTRQLSNLNYGVCIRMTTGFCSIQWTQSDTLSFTLSGDPGGLDPTVIGTAMAAVSGVMCTADYVIVPSPVDANGNPLNVDRFCGNGFVPVTTTLKPFVLYVVTDANEVGDIANRGFILNYQQIACPIGTIIG; encoded by the exons ATGCTCACATTGAGCGCCAAGGAAAGT TTTTTCCACTCTTCAGTGTCGTACGATTTGCCAACTCTGAATGTACGGGGAGTAACAATTTCAACGGTACCTGCTTTACACGGCGTGAGTGTGCCTCGTTATCCGGTACCACCTCTGGAGCATGTGCTAATTCACTTGGAGTTTGCTGCGTTTGTAA TTCAAAGAACGTGCGGTAGCACAACAAACGTGAATAATACATATTTCATCAACCCTGCCTACCCAACAACATATGCTGGAGGAGACCGATGTACAATCACTGTTAATAGGTGCAATTCCAATATATGTCAA TTACGTTTGGATTTCCTGGACTTCACTTTGGCCCAACCAGACCAGAACGGATTGTGTGACTTAGATTTCTTAACGGTAACTGGTGGAGCATCAATTGTTCCCAGGATATGTGGAGATAACACAAATCAGCACA TTTATGTAGATTTTGACGGTGCAACAGCTATAACAATATCTATTGATACGGCTGCAGCATTTATCTTCAATCGTCGCTGGAACATCAGGATACAACAAATAGCTTGCGACTCGCCTTGGCGCG CACCCAACGGATGTCTCCAATACTATACCACAACTACTGGTACCGTAACTGACTTCAACTATGGCACAGTTGTTAACCCAAGAG CTCCTCTGGTCGGTACCCGTCAATtatcaaatttgaattatGGTGTTTGTATAAGAATGACAACTGGTTTTTGTTCAATTCAATGGACACAATCAGATACCTTGTCGTTTACTTTGTCCGGTGACCCAGGTGGTCTAGATCCAACAGTAATCG GTACGGCAATGGCAGCGGTCAGTGGAGTCATGTGCACAGCTGATTACGTTATAGTACCAAGTCCCGTTGACGCGAACGGCAATCCTTTAAACGTCGATCGCTTTTGTGGCAATGGATTCGTACCTGTAACTA cTACTCTGAAGCCCTTTGTACTTTACGTCGTCACAGATGCGAATGAAGTCGGAGACATTGCCAACCGAGGCTTCATTTTGAATTATCAGCAAATAGCATGCCCTATCGGCACCATTATTGGATAG
- the LOC105693265 gene encoding prostaglandin E synthase 2: MSVLCKVSRFLTNSLNKNAFKTINDVRFFQTATKQAKSMNIVKMSVIGASVGVLVGAGYSVNKISKDRKNFTNEGTQVEIETIKSLPSIKPSRKVVYPGDNSGLKLTLFQYQTCPFCCKVRVFLDYHGISYDVVEVDPVLRDEIKWSSYRKVPILLAKVNEGYQPLNDSTMIISVLGSILEDKYKKIEDIVKYYPNIFFHDENGKFKQEIVNKYFLMYQNTLPAGKSMDYIVEERKWRKWADDVLVHVLSPNVYRTASEAHQAFSWFSEVGRWEEYFPTWERLLMVNVGAYAMWLISKRLKKRHHLKEDVRQSLYDEVNYWLEGIRVRGGEFMGGTDPDFSDLAVYGILKSIEGCNAFKDLLDNTKIGVWFTAMQEKVDSQHGQQYVKY; the protein is encoded by the exons ATGTCTGTGCTTTGCAAAGTGTCGAGATTCTTGACAAattcattgaataaaaatgcgTTTAAAACCATCAATGACGTTAGGTTTTTTCAAACGGCGACGAAACAAGCAAAATCTATGAACATTGTAAAAATGAGTGTGATCGGTGCATCGGTAGGCGTGTTGGTCGGTGCAGGTTATTCCGTCAATAAAATTAGTAAGGATAGAAAGAATTTTACTAATGAAGGTACAcaagttgaaattgaaaccATCAAATCTTTGCCTTCTATCAAACCCTCCAGGAAG gtcgtTTACCCTGGTGACAATTCTGGACTGAAGCTAACGTTATTTCAATATCAGACCTGCCCGTTTTGTTGTAAG GTACGCGTATTTTTGGACTACCACGGGATATCGTACGACGTCGTCGAAGTGGATCCAGTTCTAAGGGATGAGATAAAGTGGTCATCGTACAGAAAAGTACCAATTCTACTTGCCAAAGTGAACGAAGGTTATCAACCCCTGAATGACAGCACAATGATAATATCGGTTCTGGGATCGATATTGGAAgacaaatacaaaaaaattgaagacatTGTCAAGTATTatccaaatatatttttccacgaTGAAAATGGTAAATTCAAACAAGAGATTGTTAACAAATACTTTCTCATGTATCAAAACACTTTGCCGGCTGGGAAGTCCATGGACTATATTGT AGAAGAACGTAAGTGGAGAAAATGGGCAGATGATGTTCTCGTTCATGTCTTGTCCCCAAATGTATATAGAACTGCATCAGAAGCACATCAAGCGTTCAGTTGGTTTTCTGAA GTGGGTAGATGGGAAGAATACTTTCCAACGTGGGAACGATTGCTCATGGTGAACGTGGGGGCTTACGCTATGTGGCTGATATCAAAACGACTCAAAAAGAGACATCATCTCAAAGAAGATGTGAGGCAATCTTTGTATGACGAAGTGAACTATTGGCTGGAAGGAATCAGAGTAAGAGGGGGAGAATTTATGGGGGGGACAGATCccgatttttctgatttgGCTGTATATGGTATTTTGAAAAGTATTGAGGGATGTAATGCATTCAAAGACTTATTAGATAACACAAAAATCGGTGTTTGGTTCACGGCTATGCAAGAGAAAGTTGACTCGCAGCACGGGCAACAGTATGTAAAGTATTGA
- the LOC105693289 gene encoding tyrosine--tRNA ligase, mitochondrial, whose translation MSMRNLWRLYTAGRRHNLGGVRTYKSYKNRNVLRLYERGMFQDIFPNTSANEVINLLNAAPQTVYAGFDPTADSLHVGNLLVLLNLLHWQRSGHHVIALVGGATGQVGDPSHRKSARTEMEQALVAENIKCISKNIETIFKNHEEHFWEGNKKLPPLTIVNNIDWYREINALDFIRQIGRHFRLGTMLGKASVQSRMNSETGMSYAEFTYQVLQAYDWLHLLRNYNCRFQIGGSDQMGNIDAGHDLIGRATDQRVFGLTLPLITTESGEKFGKSAGNAVWLSENKSSCFQLYQYFLRTKDADVEKLLNLFTFLPIGRIQEIAAEHKKKPERREAQRILAEHVTRLVHGESGLKSAELTTSVLYNKSTETLSTLTPGEMVDVFQGASFVEILPEPGLTVLQLSLKAKCFPDETNAIRIITAGGFSINHQKIQNFEEIITPGVHILPNNLTMIRVGKKTYHIVKWLD comes from the exons ATGAGTATGAGAAATTTATGGAGGTTATATACAGCCGGCAGACGGCACAATTTAGGAGGCGTAAGGACATACAAATCttacaaaaatagaaatgttTTACGACTCTATGAGAGAGGAATGTTCCAGGATATTTTTCCCAATACTTCAGC GAATGAAGTGATTAACCTGCTCAATGCTGCCCCGCAGACAGTGTACGCTGGATTTGATCCCACGGCAGATAGTTTGCACGTTGGGAATCTACTGGTTTTATTGAATCTCTTACACTGGCAAAGATCGGGCCACCACGTAATAGCTTTGGTTGGAGGAGCGACGGGACAAGTAGGTGATCCGAGTCATCGAAAATCAGCACGTACTGAAATGGAGCAAGCGTTGGTAGCTGAGAATATTAAATGTATTTCAAAGAATATTGAGACAATATTCAAAAATCACGAGGAACATTTTTgggaaggaaacaaaaaactacCACCTCTCACAATTGTTAACAACATAGATTGGTACAGAGAAATCAATGCTCTTGATTTCATAAGACAAATTGGCAGGCATTTCAGGCTCGGCACTATGCTGGGTAAGGCTTCAGTCCAATCTAGAATGAACTCAGAAACAGGAATGAGTTATGCAGAGTTCACCTATCAAGTACTTCAAGCATACGACTGGCTGCATTTGCTGAGAAATTACAATTGTCGTTTTCAAATTGGTGGTAGTGACCAGATGGGTAATATAGATGCAGGGCATGATTTAATTGGCAGGGCAACTGACCAACGTGTCTTTGGTCTTACATTGCCTCTGATTACAACAGAGAGCGGTGAAAAGTTTGGCAAATCAGCTGGCAATGCCGTCTGGTTGTCAGAAAATAAGTCCTCCTGTTTTCAGCTTTATCAATACTTTCTTCGTACCAAAGATGCGGACGTAGAAAAACTTTTGAACCTTTTTACTTTCTTACCTATTGGTAGGATACAAGAAATTGCCGCCGAACATAAAAAGAAGCCCGAGCGGCGCGAAGCACAGAGAATTCTTGCCGAGCATGTCACTCGTCTGGTACACGGAG AAAGTGGCCTCAAATCAGCGGAGCTGACTACTTCTGTCTTGTACAATAAATCTACTGAAACTTTGTCTACTCTCACCCCTGGAGAGATGGTCGACGTTTTTCAAGGGGCAtcgttcgttgaaatattaCCTGAACCAGGTTTAACTGTGCTACAACTCAGTTTGAAAGCTAAATGTTTCCCGGATGAGACTAACGCGATAAGGATTATCACAGCTGGAGGTTTCTCCATTAatcatcaaaaaattcaaaacttcGAAGAAATAATAACTCCTGGTGTCCATATTCTGCCAAATAATTTAACAATGATTCGAGTGGGAAAGAAGACGTATCACATTGTGAAGTGGCTAGATTAA
- the LOC105693287 gene encoding eukaryotic peptide chain release factor GTP-binding subunit ERF3A — MANSVAPDSWEQQADGGDNANGQDKSLESKFSTLNVNAAEFVPSFCIPSSETSSAGDSPNATVPDTSHGESSVAVPPDPAGTLAEEPPAGGGAPPPNATNAKNASPEHQPADSWEEAAIDGDPLLTPENEEADIDEDEEMVVKIPKKKPVKVAEDTKSKKEHVNVVFIGHVDAGKSTIGGQIMALTGMVDKRTLEKYEREAKERSRETWYLSWALDTNQEEREKGKTVEVGRAYFETERKHFTILDAPGHKSFVPNMIGGAAQADLAVLVISARKGEFETGFDRGGQTREHAMLAKTAGVKHLVVLVNKMDDPTVEWDEGRYNECRDKILPYLRKLGFNPAKDLTFMPVSGQLGIGLKDPIPEDLCTWYKGDAFIPFIDQLPSLNRKSNGPFIMPIVDKYKDMGTVVMGKVEAGEAKKGHPLLVMPNRTAVTVDQLWSDDEEVTSVGPGENVKIKLKGIEEEDVSPGFVLCDSNNPIKTGKIFDAQVVILEHKSIICAGYSAVMHIHCAAEEVTVNALICLVDKKSGDKSKTRPRFVKQDQVAIMRIECAGVICLEQFKLFPQMGRFTLRDENKTIAIGKVLKVVE, encoded by the exons ATGGCGAACAGCGTAGCACCAGACTCGTGGGAGCAGCAGGCGGACGGCGGAGATAATGCCAATGGCCAGGATAAATCATTGGAGAGTAAATTCTCAACGTTGAACGTAAATGCCGCCGAATTCGTGCCTTCTTTCTGCATACCATCCTCGGAAACAAGCTCAGCAGGCGACAGCCCTAATGCCACCGTTCCTGACACCAGCCACG GTGAAAGCTCAGTGGCAGTTCCACCTGATCCGGCTGGTACTCTAGCGGAGGAACCTCCTGCCGGGGGAGGGGCGCCACCTCCAAATGCAACAAATGCAAAGAACGCCAGTCCCGAGCATCAGCCAGCTGACTCGTGGGAAGAAGCAGCTATAGACGGCGACCCTCTGTTAACGCCGGAGAACGAAGAG GCTGATATTGATGAGGATGAGGAAATGGTAGTGAAAATACCCAAAAAGAAGCCAGTCAAAGTAGCAGAAGAcacaaaaagcaaaaaagaacaCGTTAATGTTGTCTTTATCGGGCATGTCG ATGCGGGCAAATCGACCATCGGTGGGCAGATCATGGCGTTAACAGGTATGGTGGACAAGAGAACactggaaaaatatgaaagagaAGCCAAGGAAAGAAGCAGAGAAACGTGGTACCTCAGTTGGGCGCTCGACACCAAtcaggaagagagagaaaaagggaaaacagTCGAGGTCGGCAGAGCATACTTTGAAACTGAAAGAAAGCACTTCACGATTCTGGATGCCCCGGGACACAAGAGTTTTGTACCAAACATGATTGGCGGTGCTGCGCAAGCTGACTTGGCTGTTCTGGTCATCTCGGCGAGGAAAGGTGAATTCGAAACTGGTTTTGACAGAGGGGGGCAAACCAGGGAACACGCTATGCTTGCTAAAACAGCTGGTGTTAAACATTTGGTAGTATTAGTTAACAAAATGGACGACCCTACGGTAGAATGGGATGAAGGAAGATACAACGAATGCAG agataaaattttaccTTATCTTCGCAAGTTGGGATTCAATCCAGCAAAAGACTTGACCTTTATGCCAGTTTCCGGGCAACTTGGAATAGGCTTAAAAGACCCAATTCCCGAAGACCTTTGTACTTGGTACAAGGGCGATGCTTTCATACCTTTCATTGATCAGTTACCATCTTTAAATCGTAAAAGTAACGGACCTTTCATCATGCCAATTGTGGATAAATATAAGGACATGGGTACGGTAGTAATGGGAAAAGTTGAAGCCGGAGAAGCCAAGAAAGGACATCCACTGCTCGTCATGCCTAATAGA aCAGCAGTAACGGTGGACCAATTGTGGTCTGATGACGAAGAAGTGACGTCGGTTGGCCCTGGTGAGAATGTAAAGATTAAACTAAAGGGTATAGAGGAAGAAGACGTCAGTCCCGGTTTTGTCCTATGCGATAGCAACAACCCGataaaaacgggaaaaatattcgacgcACAAGTCGTTATTCTCGAACACAAAAGCATTATATGCGCGGGGTACAGTGCTGTTATGCACATTCATTGTGCGGCTGAAGAAGTAACTGTGAACGCGCTCATTTGTTTGGTAGATAAAAAATCTGGTGATAAAAGTAAAACGCGACCAAGGTTTGTCAAACAAGATCAAGTCGCCATAATGAGAATTGAGTGTGCAGGAGTTATTTGCCTTGAACAGTTCAAACTGTTTCCACAAATGGGACGGTTTACTTTGAGGGACGAAA acaAAACGATTGCTATTGGCAAGGTGCTGAAGGTGGTTGAAtaa